A segment of the Solanum lycopersicum chromosome 9, SLM_r2.1 genome:
ATGTTCCAGGATTGTTTGTTCTTGTACAGCAAAGCAAATAGCCCTTGATATTACTGAAGTACTATGCAGTTTATCTGAATTGGCTTGTGTATGATGATGATAGGAGGACAatattgctgttgttgttggGACTGTTACCGATGATGTTCGAGCTTATGAAGTCCCAAAAATCAAGGTTACTGCATTGAGATTCACTGAAACAGCTAGAGCTAGGATTGAGAAGGCTGGAGGAGAATGTTTGACCTTTGATCAGCTCGCTCTCAGAGCCCCTCTTGGGCAGAACACTGTACGGAACTTCTCTCTCTCATCAGTTTGCATTTTTATGCCTTTTCTTTCATCAATCAAGTGAATAATTAGAGAATATGCTGTAGTGCTCTTCACtagtatataataacaaacCGAGGTGTTTTTAGAATTGTTGTTTGAATCACTGTTCCCTCGTCCTGCATAGGAAATGATTATGTATTCATGGTAGAAGCTAACATTGGCTAGTCATTTGTTTTGCAATGCTTTCTTGATCAGATTTTGCTTAGGGGTCCAAAGAACTCAAGGGAGGCCGTTAAGCACTTTGGTAAAGCACCTGGTGTCCCACACAGCCACACAAAGCCTTATGTTCGCGCAAAGGGAAGGAAGTTTGAGCGAGCAAGAGGAAAGAGAAATAGCAGAGGCTACAAGGCTTGAGGAAGTGCTGATGTTTGAATGCACATTGATAGAGTTTCCATTAGAAGTATTTGCCAACCTACTTTTACCATTAGTAGTATCTTGTTGGATTTTCTTATTTCAACTTTGTTTCTATTACACACTCCAGCATCATATTGCTGATTTTTGAATGTGTTATCTGTTTTGCGAAATTAATCTCTATTTAGAGACTGAATCTTTTAACATTTACAACAAAGATTATGCTTGGTAATTCATTTGGTTTTTATACTAATTCCtcttaatacatttttataatATGCTATATTACCCTTATCTATTATGATTTAAACAGCTAAAAAAGAAGTTActacttttattatttgaatCACACTTTAATAACCCACTAGACTAATGTTCAGTTTTTGAGGTTTGGAGATTGGCTAAACATGACTTTCATTGTTTTTGTCGTTCGATCTTTTTTCTATTAGGTAAgctataattatttctatatgtttttatattttgaattaaattttataattatgattagtTATCAATTTAGTAGAACAATTTTCTTTTCCCTATCCCATGCTTCACTATTGAACttcaattatttgaattttgaattgtcACCCTTCAAATCCCCCAACTACTCACAAAGAAGCTTGAGTATGCAAGctcattttctaatttatattaGATAAGAGAATTGTTTCACTGTTTTATAATCGAAACAATAATTAGATTGTATAATGACAATGTTAAGAAATGAATACATATCTTTTTTACTAATtgatagtaaaaatattttattcattccaACGCTAACAAGAAACAAATTGAAGTGAATTTTAGTTAATTGAGCTTCAAAATAGTTATTGAATAtgagattattttattaaaaaaggtAAATCAAATTACATGCACCATTTTGTTTGGCCTTCATTATTAGAAAGAAACTTAATTCTATCGATATTTTTCAAGCCCCTCAAATCAGTAGACTTACTTATGCAGGGGTaagaaatcattttttcttaaatgagcTTCAAAAATATTAGCCCACCCCTATTAAATCCCGAATTAGGCCAGATCGATCCAACAGACGTAGTCTATATTGACGGTTTTACCCAtataagttaatatatatatatatataaaatttacgaaaaaattatttgattctaAATATATGTCCAATACACTCGTAACAAGTTGTGAATATGCACCACAGCACCAGATGTTGCTGGAATTTCAAAcgtactttttaattttttgctttgtGCTTTCGTTCTTATTTGCACATAATATGTTTGATTAAAGAAGATGAGGGAggacttttatttttctttatgagATTGTTAACTGGTTATCTAATAAAATTGGTTTTATGGATGCACATAAATTTGTGAAATCAATTTTCCCTTTTGGTTGTTTCGGAGGTTATTTTTCCAGGTTTCAAGTTCTGACTATTGTTCTTGAGTCTATATTCAATCTCCTCAACTTTTATAAGTGTAGTAGCTTTTTCAAGGtatcatgacaaataatttcgaACGAAAAAAGTATTTCTTGTTTGTTGCCATTCAATTTAAAAAGAGACAGCAATTGATGAAATCAATGTTCACAAAAGAAAATCCAAAGCTTGTCGTTGGTGTGGCCGGTTAAGTTTTACTAAATGTAGACttttaaacttaatatttaaattttctttttttagttttgattcgatacattatttaaaaattaattaataattttactatGTCATTCATTATTATTGCAAAGTCATTTCATTATTCaaagaatgaattaaaaataattattccagagaagaaaaaaataaatataaaataattagtatCACTTAGGCCTCAATTGTTTAAATCTTAATCACTCAGATTCAGCCCGTTAAGTACTTTTGGTTTTTAGATTTTCGAATTTAATTCATTCAGATTCATctcattaaatttatttgttttattttttaaaaaatctctgGTTTGAAGAGGTCTGAACGAATCAGATATGTAGGAGACTCTTAATGACATTCAGATTCATGCCATTAAGTTCTtaactttttattgttttttatcaaaagtgatatattttgttgaaatgaaaattttataatattttattaatataatgttcaatttCACTTCCACATTAAGATATTGAAAGcaaacaacattaattatttaatgcTCAGATTTAGAGACcgcatcttaatattcagatcaaaacacctaaatcttaatattcaaatatgtattcAGATTTAGATCACTCAATCTTAACAAAAACAAATGGGAACTTAATCTTTAATTTAAACAAGTAAAggtgaatatatattttaatatactaaataaataaaaaaagacaaagagattatttatttgactattaatcatttaataaaaaataaaaaaatattaaattaaataaattctaaTTATAAAGGGAGGGGAAAAAATATGCCATATAAATTgggatgaaaaaattattaacaaattaaaataaactaaaaatcaaattaaatgataaataaaaaaaatagatatttgacCAATTAAATGACAATTCAATGTCCTTATCCTAAACATCTGTGCTTGCCGGCCATTAGGGTATTTTTGGAGTTCAGTCAAAAGATCGTTCGTCAATTAGTTGGAAATAAGTTATCCTCATTGGTGTAGTTATATGTCACGATTCAAAACGAGTCGTGAATGTCACCCACATTTAATctactaggtgagcgaaccaacaaatttaaaccccaacatatcAATAGTGcaactataataatataaataatgcggaagctccaaaagatactaagcaaccaatttaaataagtttctaaaaagtttaatacttatcatccccaaaatctggaagtcatcacatcaagaacatctatcctcaaactaccaagtctaagagtatttaagaaaccaaaataagttaaaagacggtccatgtccgaaattcaaagacgtcaagacgtgaatgagagaatccagcacgagctagaaataacagctcaccctgaactctgatgtgttGTAGGATaactagagctgagggcgagccgaagtcgatggtacacttgttgcactccacaaaagaacaaagaggaaaaatacaagtaggggtcagtacaaggaacacgtactgagtaggtatcatcggccaactcaaaatagaaaccaatatacattgaataataatataaaatcaactacaatacttaataGGTGGCAAACAACAAACACATCAACCAtcgacaacaacaccataacaGGTACACCATCAATTACAACATCAAGCaaagctatgaggactcatgcctccacaccatactcatttgaatTATAGGTTCTTTGAggttaagtatattaagttacttcaagattcctttcctttaatattattgtgtcggaacgtgataccccGATCCCatatatcgtgtcggaacgtgacactccgatcccataataccgtgtcggaacgtgacacttcgatccaattatctcattatttgtttcatcaagccttctttattcaaggtgtcattttaatagagagggttcaagattagaaattcaacaatctcataattttaggccaaccacaaaccacacaataaaaacatacaaccgcacaatcaagtacatatgAGACTTTACAGTAtaactcaatacatatcaatcactatttagagtttatctatcaaatagaaataaatcataacctacctccaccgaagaaccgaagttAATCaagctacttctccaatacttttccCTTCCTTAAAGCCCCAAATCTTTCCaatctataaaat
Coding sequences within it:
- the LOC101267842 gene encoding large ribosomal subunit protein eL18y, which encodes MGIDLVAGGKSKKTKRIAPKSDDVYLKLLVKLYRFLSRRTGSKFNAVILKRLFMSKINKAPLSLSRLVTYMTGKEDNIAVVVGTVTDDVRAYEVPKIKVTALRFTETARARIEKAGGECLTFDQLALRAPLGQNTILLRGPKNSREAVKHFGKAPGVPHSHTKPYVRAKGRKFERARGKRNSRGYKA